One window of Cohnella hashimotonis genomic DNA carries:
- a CDS encoding spore germination protein, with protein sequence MPSIVGKVKILNVNQGSNVQFGDTGFISLTSTSKNYGGAASFSPGDAFGSVSNNQLSRTNTVDTDAVDNSNVV encoded by the coding sequence ATGCCCTCTATAGTTGGTAAAGTAAAAATTCTTAACGTCAACCAGGGCTCGAATGTCCAATTTGGCGATACAGGGTTCATTTCCCTGACCAGCACCTCCAAAAATTACGGCGGAGCGGCTTCGTTTTCGCCAGGGGACGCGTTCGGCAGCGTCAGCAATAACCAGCTGAGCAGGACCAATACGGTCGATACGGACGCGGTCGACAATTCCAACGTCGTTTAA
- a CDS encoding ABC transporter ATP-binding protein: protein MELDRIKYSYDRKTDQLKEVTATIDAGRMTGIIGPNGSGKSTLLGIMARSIAPQSGTAVLDGKALAAYKPRELARKLAAVHQHNGAPADLTVERIVAYGRLPHRKLLGQRDAEDDEAVAWAIACTGLNAKRKQRIGELSGGERQRVWIAMALAQKTQVLLLDEPTTYLDMYYQIELMELIRGLNVDHGLTIVVVLHDMNQAVRYCDRIIAMKEGRVALQGPPEQAVTAQTIKDIYGVEALVRRDEEAGMYIVPLRAGHADSGERRQTIEGALN from the coding sequence ATGGAGCTTGACCGGATCAAGTACTCGTACGACCGCAAGACGGATCAGCTGAAGGAAGTGACGGCGACGATCGACGCCGGACGGATGACCGGCATCATCGGTCCCAACGGCAGCGGCAAGTCGACGCTGCTCGGCATTATGGCCCGCAGCATCGCGCCGCAGAGCGGCACGGCCGTGCTCGACGGCAAGGCGCTGGCCGCCTATAAGCCGCGTGAGCTAGCGCGCAAGCTGGCAGCCGTGCATCAGCACAACGGCGCGCCCGCGGACCTTACGGTCGAGCGAATCGTCGCCTATGGCCGTCTGCCTCACCGCAAGCTGCTCGGGCAGCGCGATGCGGAGGACGACGAGGCGGTGGCGTGGGCGATCGCCTGCACCGGCCTGAACGCGAAGCGCAAGCAGCGCATCGGCGAGTTGTCCGGCGGCGAGCGGCAGCGCGTATGGATCGCGATGGCGCTCGCGCAGAAGACCCAGGTGCTGCTGCTGGACGAACCGACGACATACCTGGATATGTATTATCAAATCGAGCTGATGGAGCTGATCCGCGGATTAAACGTCGACCATGGGTTGACCATCGTCGTCGTGCTGCACGACATGAATCAGGCAGTACGCTATTGTGACCGGATCATCGCCATGAAAGAAGGACGCGTCGCGCTGCAGGGACCTCCCGAGCAGGCCGTGACGGCGCAAACGATCAAGGACATCTACGGCGTGGAAGCGCTGGTTCGGCGCGATGAAGAAGCGGGCATGTACATCGTGCCGCTGCGCGCGGGCCATGCCGATTCGGGCGAACGCCGGCAAACGATAGAGGGGGCTTTAAATTGA
- the isdG gene encoding heme oxygenase, with protein sequence MVIVTNVSHITKGNGDKLIERFNKVGKVEGMDGFLGLEVMLTENTKEYDEVTVSTRWENKESFQAWTKSEAFRESHSHREKPEYIISNKINFYEVKVVRHPLPEAAQASAS encoded by the coding sequence ATGGTTATCGTAACGAACGTATCTCATATCACGAAGGGCAACGGCGACAAGCTGATCGAGCGCTTCAACAAGGTCGGCAAGGTGGAAGGCATGGACGGCTTTCTCGGGCTCGAGGTCATGCTGACCGAAAATACGAAGGAATACGACGAAGTCACCGTCAGCACCCGCTGGGAGAACAAGGAATCCTTCCAGGCCTGGACGAAGAGCGAAGCCTTCCGGGAATCGCACAGCCACCGCGAAAAGCCGGAATACATCATTTCCAACAAGATCAATTTCTATGAGGTCAAAGTCGTCAGACATCCGCTGCCTGAAGCCGCACAGGCGTCCGCGTCCTGA
- a CDS encoding VOC family protein translates to MKPRVTVLTLGVEDLERSLLFYRDGLGLPTEGIVGTEFEHGAVAFFDLQAGLKLAIWRRRDLAHEAKVAQTPPSSTEMTIGHNVASKEEVDRVMDQARQAGAVVTDPAHDTFWGGYSGHFMDPDGHLWEIVWNPAWDTDLL, encoded by the coding sequence ATGAAACCGCGCGTCACGGTACTGACTTTGGGCGTCGAAGACCTCGAGAGATCGCTTCTCTTTTACAGAGACGGGCTGGGTTTGCCTACGGAAGGCATCGTCGGAACGGAGTTCGAGCATGGCGCGGTCGCTTTTTTTGATTTGCAAGCGGGCTTGAAGCTCGCGATCTGGCGCCGCCGGGATCTCGCGCACGAGGCGAAGGTGGCCCAGACGCCGCCCAGTTCTACGGAAATGACGATCGGACATAACGTCGCGAGCAAGGAAGAGGTCGACCGCGTCATGGACCAGGCGAGACAGGCGGGGGCCGTCGTCACCGATCCCGCGCACGATACGTTCTGGGGGGGATATTCCGGACACTTCATGGACCCGGACGGTCATTTGTGGGAGATCGTATGGAATCCGGCTTGGGATACGGACTTGCTTTAG
- a CDS encoding ABC transporter substrate-binding protein, translated as MARVRGPRRRAAWSAFFLAIPLVLAGCGGQPQQAKTEAGAGQGKLVVTDFAGREVALGGVPQRIVTLGNGETDIVYALGGQVAGRPDSEVPLPYEGAEQAARIGTAHEVDLERIALLHPDVVLGNDPMNVKDIPTLEGIGAKMVLTSANSIEEIERQIALIGQLLERSSRADELIAGIEEKRTALASEAEAGRPRALLVYGAPGTFMAALPTSLGGNLLEAAGGYNIASDYPRLQSYPQYAQLNAERIVDSDPEVIFIMTHGNPEEVADSFVAEMRKNEAWNNVAAVRAGRVEVLPAELFGTNPGTRVVEALELLRHKLYAYAAELSDENTAGQGGAS; from the coding sequence ATGGCAAGAGTACGCGGTCCGCGGCGGCGAGCCGCTTGGTCGGCGTTCTTCCTGGCAATTCCGCTCGTGCTTGCAGGCTGCGGCGGACAGCCGCAGCAGGCGAAGACGGAAGCAGGCGCCGGCCAGGGGAAGCTGGTCGTCACGGACTTTGCCGGGCGAGAGGTCGCGCTTGGCGGCGTGCCGCAGCGCATCGTGACGCTGGGCAACGGCGAGACGGATATCGTCTACGCGCTCGGGGGCCAGGTCGCGGGGCGTCCGGATTCGGAAGTGCCGCTCCCGTACGAGGGCGCGGAGCAAGCGGCCCGCATCGGCACGGCGCACGAGGTCGATCTGGAGCGCATCGCGCTGCTTCATCCGGACGTCGTGCTCGGCAACGACCCGATGAACGTCAAGGATATTCCGACGCTCGAGGGCATCGGCGCGAAGATGGTGCTGACCAGCGCCAACTCCATCGAAGAGATCGAGCGGCAGATCGCGCTCATCGGGCAGCTGCTCGAGCGCTCGTCGCGGGCCGACGAGCTGATCGCCGGCATCGAGGAGAAGCGGACCGCGCTCGCCTCGGAGGCCGAAGCCGGCCGGCCTCGGGCGCTGCTTGTTTACGGCGCGCCCGGCACGTTCATGGCGGCGCTGCCCACCTCGCTCGGAGGCAATCTGCTCGAGGCGGCGGGCGGCTACAACATCGCGTCGGATTACCCGCGGCTGCAGAGCTATCCGCAGTACGCGCAGCTGAATGCGGAGCGGATCGTCGATTCCGACCCCGAAGTCATTTTTATCATGACGCACGGCAATCCGGAGGAAGTGGCGGACAGCTTCGTCGCCGAGATGCGCAAAAACGAGGCCTGGAACAACGTTGCCGCCGTGCGTGCCGGCCGCGTGGAGGTGCTGCCGGCCGAGTTGTTCGGCACGAATCCCGGCACGCGCGTCGTCGAGGCGCTGGAGCTGCTGCGCCACAAGCTGTACGCCTATGCCGCTGAGTTGTCAGACGAAAACACCGCAGGCCAAGGCGGCGCGTCATGA
- the isdC gene encoding heme uptake protein IsdC: MKSRMKKKAAWIWVVALLLTLSLPFSGDIAQAAQADGAYTIDYQILQAENDSVSMANDYWEKPATVVIDNGNVQIQMTINHSQWVTAFKVPGSGGGYINTRILSKDAKADTRKVVFAVSELPSSPMLSKIHVTVPDIDYDHDYTIRFDFKADSLKLVKEGAGKPAASTPAATAKPKPQASAAATAKPQASAAATAMPQASAAATAKPQASAAATAKPQASVAATAKPQASEAATAKPQSSEAATAKPQASAAATASASQEANAVSGGEQASPAEPSASAGTASGSDSDAESPLAEPSAGVSAQAADVEDADAAAADAGDSAAVSAQAGASAETAAGEATGAQPLASAKKESNGLIIGLAALIVVFAAGGVWWWRSSRLQKR; this comes from the coding sequence TTGAAATCGAGGATGAAAAAGAAAGCAGCCTGGATATGGGTCGTCGCGCTCCTGCTCACGCTCAGCTTGCCGTTCTCGGGAGATATCGCGCAAGCGGCGCAGGCGGACGGCGCTTATACGATAGACTATCAGATTCTCCAGGCGGAAAACGATTCGGTGTCGATGGCCAACGATTATTGGGAAAAGCCGGCCACCGTCGTCATCGACAACGGCAACGTTCAAATTCAAATGACGATCAATCACAGCCAGTGGGTGACTGCGTTCAAAGTGCCGGGCAGCGGCGGCGGCTACATCAATACGCGCATTTTGAGCAAAGACGCGAAGGCGGACACCAGGAAGGTCGTCTTCGCGGTGTCCGAGCTGCCGTCGTCGCCGATGCTGTCCAAGATTCACGTAACGGTGCCGGACATCGACTATGACCATGACTATACGATCCGGTTCGATTTTAAGGCGGATTCGCTGAAATTAGTGAAGGAGGGGGCCGGCAAGCCGGCTGCGTCGACGCCGGCTGCGACGGCGAAGCCGAAGCCGCAGGCCAGCGCGGCAGCGACGGCGAAGCCGCAGGCGAGCGCGGCAGCGACGGCGATGCCGCAGGCCAGCGCGGCAGCGACGGCGAAGCCGCAGGCGAGCGCGGCAGCGACGGCGAAGCCGCAAGCGAGCGTGGCAGCGACGGCGAAGCCGCAGGCGAGCGAGGCAGCGACAGCGAAGCCGCAGTCAAGCGAGGCAGCGACAGCGAAGCCGCAGGCGAGCGCGGCAGCGACGGCAAGCGCATCGCAGGAAGCGAATGCCGTAAGCGGCGGCGAACAGGCGTCGCCGGCAGAGCCGTCCGCATCGGCAGGCACGGCGTCGGGCAGCGATAGCGACGCGGAATCGCCGTTGGCAGAGCCGTCTGCCGGCGTGTCTGCGCAAGCGGCTGACGTCGAAGACGCGGACGCCGCAGCAGCGGATGCGGGTGATTCTGCTGCCGTTTCGGCACAAGCAGGAGCTAGCGCCGAGACGGCGGCAGGAGAGGCCACCGGCGCGCAGCCGCTGGCTTCGGCGAAAAAAGAGAGTAACGGACTCATTATTGGATTGGCGGCCTTGATCGTGGTATTTGCAGCAGGAGGCGTATGGTGGTGGAGAAGCAGTCGGCTTCAGAAACGTTAA
- a CDS encoding DUF4180 domain-containing protein: MWKIAKVEADGREPVVVVSGEVIGDVQAALDMMATVRYETGADRIVIDGAMLDAGFYDLKTGLAGEIAQKFVNYQVKLAIVGDFTGYASKSLRDFIYECNQGKDIFFLPTEPQAIEKLSATR, encoded by the coding sequence ATGTGGAAAATAGCGAAGGTCGAGGCGGACGGGCGCGAGCCGGTGGTCGTCGTAAGCGGCGAAGTCATCGGGGACGTTCAAGCCGCGCTGGATATGATGGCGACCGTGCGGTACGAGACGGGGGCCGATCGCATCGTGATCGACGGGGCGATGCTGGACGCCGGGTTTTACGACCTGAAGACGGGATTGGCCGGGGAGATCGCGCAAAAGTTCGTTAACTATCAGGTGAAGCTCGCGATCGTCGGAGACTTCACCGGTTATGCGAGCAAGAGTTTACGCGATTTTATTTACGAATGCAATCAAGGCAAAGATATTTTTTTCTTGCCGACGGAGCCGCAGGCGATCGAGAAGCTGAGCGCGACGCGTTAA
- a CDS encoding ATP-binding cassette domain-containing protein gives MKAIETKALRFEAGPYCQLEVDAAVLEGKVTAIIGPNGSGKSTLLHLIAGLLKPDGGTVIVNGRPAADYTRQAFATTLAMLPQSREALPELTVRELVAFGRTPRLGRFRQRLGEDDEREIDWALRQMSMRSYEDRMVHTLSGGERQKALIAMALAQKTGILLLDEPTTYLDIAHQLELMRVLKKLNREAGLTIVMVLHDLQQAAAFCDELIALKAGSIAARGVPSSVITSAFLRDVYEIEAEVRFGEPYPLIVPLPEPVGEEEAVIVATDTYCVASGEGDRMIAYWSARDDLPAMPGFLGMELLQSEKKSVGDEISVITRWRTAEAADAWKVTSADQESNTAFSETLEIRSHESSLRLVKVRRMPHRRT, from the coding sequence ATGAAGGCTATCGAGACGAAGGCGCTTCGTTTCGAAGCGGGGCCGTATTGTCAGCTTGAAGTGGATGCCGCCGTGCTGGAAGGCAAAGTGACGGCGATCATCGGCCCGAACGGCTCAGGCAAGTCTACGCTGCTGCACCTGATCGCCGGTTTGTTGAAGCCGGACGGCGGCACGGTCATCGTCAATGGACGGCCGGCCGCAGACTATACGCGGCAAGCGTTCGCGACGACGCTGGCGATGCTGCCGCAGTCGCGCGAGGCGCTGCCCGAGCTGACCGTGCGCGAGCTGGTCGCTTTCGGACGGACGCCGCGGCTCGGCCGCTTCAGGCAGCGGCTCGGCGAAGACGACGAGCGGGAGATCGACTGGGCGCTCCGGCAGATGAGCATGCGAAGCTACGAAGACCGCATGGTCCATACATTGTCCGGCGGCGAACGACAGAAGGCGCTGATCGCGATGGCGCTCGCGCAGAAGACGGGCATTCTGCTGCTCGACGAGCCCACGACTTACCTGGATATCGCGCATCAACTTGAGCTGATGCGGGTGCTGAAGAAGCTTAACCGGGAGGCTGGACTGACAATTGTAATGGTGCTGCACGATCTGCAGCAGGCGGCGGCCTTCTGCGACGAGCTGATCGCGCTCAAGGCGGGCAGCATTGCTGCCCGCGGCGTGCCGAGCAGCGTCATTACGTCCGCTTTTCTCCGCGACGTCTACGAGATCGAGGCCGAGGTGCGCTTCGGCGAGCCCTATCCGCTGATCGTCCCGCTGCCAGAGCCGGTCGGCGAGGAGGAAGCGGTCATCGTGGCGACCGATACGTACTGTGTCGCAAGCGGCGAAGGAGATCGGATGATCGCGTATTGGAGCGCCCGGGACGACTTGCCTGCCATGCCGGGCTTCCTCGGGATGGAGCTGCTGCAGTCGGAGAAGAAATCGGTAGGCGACGAGATTTCGGTCATCACGCGCTGGCGGACGGCAGAAGCTGCCGATGCTTGGAAAGTAACGTCAGCCGATCAGGAATCAAATACCGCTTTTTCCGAGACGCTCGAGATTCGCTCGCACGAGTCTTCTCTCCGGCTTGTCAAAGTTCGCCGTATGCCGCACAGACGGACATAG
- a CDS encoding RrF2 family transcriptional regulator translates to MKFSQATDYALHAMMFLMSQAPDKPVGVQVLADRLGVSQTYLSKMLSKLVKAGLIGSVSGANGGYRLKAHYERISFLDVIHAIEGTASIFECGLSHGEDCMIQKVVMAAEQQMEQYLSDKKIIDVARQLT, encoded by the coding sequence ATGAAGTTTTCGCAGGCGACGGATTACGCGCTCCATGCCATGATGTTTCTGATGAGCCAGGCGCCGGACAAGCCCGTAGGGGTGCAGGTGCTTGCCGACAGACTCGGCGTTTCCCAGACGTATCTGTCCAAAATGCTGAGCAAGCTGGTCAAGGCGGGGCTGATCGGCTCCGTTTCCGGCGCGAACGGCGGTTACCGGCTTAAGGCCCATTACGAACGAATTTCTTTTCTGGACGTCATCCATGCGATCGAAGGGACGGCATCGATCTTCGAGTGCGGCCTGAGCCACGGCGAGGATTGCATGATCCAGAAGGTCGTCATGGCGGCCGAGCAGCAGATGGAGCAGTACCTGAGCGACAAAAAAATCATCGATGTCGCCAGACAGCTTACGTGA
- a CDS encoding FecCD family ABC transporter permease yields MPKKTLYFAIVTVLLIAAAAASMMLGSIKVGFFELVQGLARGDNENVNVIRDLRLPRIFVSIFTGAALAVSGVLLQAVMRNPLADAGVIGISSGAGVVSLAMVTIFPNLFFWMPFFSFLGGALACVLVYALSWSSGLNPMRLILVGVAINATFTGLGQSFNYRGSYAVTSVNQAVSSIFTMKTWEDVRILGVYGSIGLVLALLVCGWCNTLALNDRTAGNLGFRVVRARLIISAIAVLLASVATAVGGLIVFVGLLIPHIARLLVGSDHRALIPFSMLSGALLILTADTLGRTVLAPTEIPASIIMTVIGGPFLIFMLRKSDRAYGA; encoded by the coding sequence ATGCCGAAAAAGACGCTATACTTTGCCATCGTTACCGTTCTGTTGATCGCGGCCGCCGCGGCTTCCATGATGCTGGGCAGCATCAAGGTCGGATTTTTCGAGCTTGTGCAGGGGCTCGCGCGCGGGGATAACGAGAACGTCAATGTCATTCGCGATTTGCGCCTGCCGCGTATTTTCGTATCGATCTTTACGGGCGCGGCGCTCGCGGTATCCGGCGTGCTGCTGCAGGCGGTCATGCGCAATCCGCTCGCCGACGCCGGCGTCATCGGCATCTCGTCTGGCGCCGGCGTCGTGTCGCTGGCGATGGTGACGATTTTCCCGAATTTGTTTTTTTGGATGCCCTTCTTTTCCTTCCTCGGCGGCGCGCTGGCCTGCGTGCTCGTCTATGCGCTGTCGTGGAGCTCGGGACTCAATCCGATGCGGCTCATTCTGGTCGGCGTCGCGATCAATGCCACGTTCACCGGCCTCGGTCAATCGTTTAATTACCGGGGCAGCTACGCCGTCACGTCGGTCAACCAGGCCGTGAGCTCGATTTTTACGATGAAAACGTGGGAGGACGTGCGCATTCTGGGCGTGTACGGCTCGATCGGGCTCGTGCTGGCGCTGCTCGTATGCGGCTGGTGCAATACGCTGGCGCTTAACGACCGGACGGCGGGCAATCTCGGCTTCCGCGTCGTGCGCGCGAGACTGATCATCTCCGCGATCGCGGTGCTGCTCGCCTCGGTGGCGACGGCCGTCGGCGGGCTGATCGTTTTCGTCGGCTTGCTTATTCCGCATATCGCGCGGCTGCTGGTCGGATCGGATCACCGGGCCCTCATTCCGTTTTCCATGCTGTCCGGCGCCCTGCTGATTCTGACCGCCGATACGCTCGGACGCACCGTACTGGCGCCTACCGAGATTCCCGCTTCGATTATTATGACCGTCATCGGCGGCCCCTTTTTGATTTTTATGCTGAGAAAGAGTGATCGCGCCTATGGAGCTTGA
- the isdE gene encoding heme ABC transporter substrate-binding protein IsdE has product MAGIAMLLVWMVLLAGCGGANAAQSDASANLAASAYASVSASGSEDAGASASAEAPVYRIVSTTVAVTQMLDALGVDLVGIPTSAKTLPERYANVTKVGNPMSPDMELVKSLRPTDVLSVTTLQYDLEPTFKQIGLNASFLNLTSLSSMQKEIRGLGTKFGREAEAEELANSYNDTLAKLQGEAAGKGKPSVLILLGVPGSYLVATEHSYIGDLVRLLGGVNIVQGEKVEYLASNTEYLQQANPDVILRAAHGMPAEVVKMFDEEFKKNDIWKHFKAVQNGRVYDLEEELFGTTGNIAANEALEALYTRLYP; this is encoded by the coding sequence ATGGCCGGCATCGCAATGCTGCTGGTCTGGATGGTACTGCTGGCTGGCTGCGGCGGCGCGAACGCGGCGCAATCGGACGCGTCCGCAAACCTTGCCGCGAGCGCGTATGCAAGCGTGTCCGCAAGCGGCTCCGAAGATGCAGGCGCGTCTGCGAGCGCGGAGGCGCCCGTCTACCGGATCGTCTCGACGACGGTGGCCGTGACGCAAATGCTGGATGCGCTCGGCGTCGATCTGGTCGGCATCCCGACGAGCGCCAAAACGCTGCCCGAGCGATATGCCAATGTAACCAAGGTCGGCAATCCGATGAGTCCGGACATGGAGCTGGTCAAGTCGCTTCGCCCGACAGACGTGCTGTCGGTCACGACGCTTCAATATGACCTTGAGCCCACTTTTAAGCAGATCGGCTTGAACGCTTCCTTCCTGAATCTGACCAGCCTGTCCAGCATGCAGAAGGAGATCCGGGGACTTGGGACCAAGTTCGGGCGCGAAGCGGAAGCCGAAGAGCTGGCGAACAGCTACAACGATACGCTGGCGAAGCTCCAGGGGGAAGCGGCCGGCAAGGGGAAGCCGTCGGTGCTGATCCTGCTGGGCGTCCCGGGCAGTTATCTGGTGGCGACGGAGCATTCGTACATCGGAGATCTCGTACGGCTGCTTGGCGGGGTCAATATCGTGCAAGGGGAAAAGGTGGAATACCTGGCCTCCAACACGGAATATTTGCAGCAGGCGAATCCCGACGTCATCCTGCGCGCGGCGCACGGCATGCCGGCGGAGGTGGTCAAGATGTTCGACGAGGAGTTCAAGAAAAACGACATCTGGAAGCACTTCAAGGCCGTGCAAAACGGGCGCGTATACGACCTCGAGGAGGAGCTGTTCGGCACGACCGGCAACATCGCGGCGAACGAAGCGCTGGAGGCGCTGTACACGAGGCTCTATCCGTAA
- a CDS encoding FecCD family ABC transporter permease encodes MSKADRTRRRRIVVPLAPLLLIAGTVFGLAVGSVPISLRDIFSILTGGSHSQYDVILMDVRLPRVLVGVLVGACLAASGALLQGIMRNPLADPGIIGVSAGGGLAAVVTLVLLPQLSYLLPPAAFAGSLVAALLIYSLSWDNGASPIKIVLAGVAVSALLGAVMNGIMVVHSDRIQAVIPWLAGGLNGRSWHHLSFMLPYALAGLALTVPAIKPANVLMLGDKTARLLGQRVELQRLLLLALAALLAGTAVSVAGLVGFVGLVVPHAVRLLIGDDYRYLMPVSIAGGGALVVIADTIARTWFDPAEMPVGILLACIGAPFFLYLLRKRSGVR; translated from the coding sequence ATGAGCAAGGCCGACCGGACGCGCAGAAGGCGGATCGTCGTGCCGCTGGCGCCGCTATTGCTGATCGCCGGCACCGTATTCGGACTGGCGGTAGGTTCGGTGCCGATTTCGCTGCGGGATATTTTCAGTATTCTGACGGGCGGATCTCACTCGCAATACGATGTAATTCTCATGGACGTCCGGCTGCCGCGCGTACTCGTCGGCGTGCTCGTCGGCGCCTGTCTGGCGGCTTCGGGCGCGCTGCTGCAGGGGATCATGCGCAATCCGCTCGCCGATCCCGGCATCATCGGCGTCTCCGCCGGCGGCGGCCTGGCGGCGGTCGTGACGCTCGTCCTGCTGCCGCAGCTCAGCTATTTGCTGCCCCCGGCGGCATTCGCCGGATCGCTGGTCGCGGCGCTGCTCATTTATTCGCTATCGTGGGACAACGGCGCCTCGCCGATCAAGATCGTGCTGGCGGGCGTCGCGGTGAGCGCGCTGCTCGGCGCGGTCATGAACGGCATCATGGTCGTGCACAGCGACCGGATCCAGGCGGTCATCCCTTGGCTGGCCGGCGGACTGAACGGCCGCAGCTGGCATCATCTGTCCTTCATGCTGCCTTATGCGCTCGCGGGCCTCGCGCTGACCGTGCCTGCGATCAAGCCGGCCAACGTGCTCATGCTGGGCGACAAGACCGCCAGACTGCTCGGCCAGCGGGTCGAGCTGCAGCGTCTGCTGCTGCTGGCGCTTGCGGCGCTGCTCGCCGGCACGGCCGTCAGCGTGGCCGGACTCGTCGGTTTCGTCGGTCTCGTCGTGCCGCATGCGGTCCGTCTGCTCATTGGCGACGATTACCGTTATCTGATGCCGGTATCGATCGCCGGCGGCGGCGCGCTGGTCGTCATCGCGGATACGATCGCCCGCACCTGGTTCGATCCGGCGGAGATGCCGGTCGGCATTTTGCTCGCCTGCATCGGCGCGCCGTTTTTTCTCTATTTGCTGCGTAAAAGGAGCGGGGTGCGATGA